One window of Vespa velutina chromosome 2, iVesVel2.1, whole genome shotgun sequence genomic DNA carries:
- the LOC124957873 gene encoding uncharacterized protein LOC124957873 isoform X2 → MIRSHALSLDNKHKELINISKMQLPRKMSAQNVMASITRTLGTREKVQANEIRFAGEERKDKLYEPKHKKKLVRVLTVIAYIIFVSMAAILLSLYYTYIWDPEHQAVRTRAHKPDCATIKTSDSLTIPSLSYETQIEKMTAKSMTMNGTMDDTSEMSITTLREKSLFQILTESTKSKEVLPYVSSSVASTELQMVDVVAITETYEENKSRN, encoded by the exons atgatacgATCGCATGCGCTAAGTCTTGATAATAAAcacaaagaattaattaacat ATCGAAGATGCAGCTTCCAAGAAAGATGAGCGCTCAAAATGTAATGGCAAGCATAACTCGTACTTTGGGTACTCGTGAAAAAGTACAAGCAAACGAGATTCGTTTCGCtggtgaagaaagaaaggataaattgTATGAACCTAagcataagaaaaaattagtaCGTGTATTGACTGTAATAGCGTACATCATATTCGTTAGTATGGCCGCCATTCTTCTTTCCTTGTACTATACTTATATTTGGGATCCGGAGCATCAAGCTGTTAGAACGAGGGCGCATAAACCTGATTGTGCAACTATTAAAACTTCTGACTCTTTAACAATTCCATCGCTTTCTTATg aaACTCAGATTGAAAAGATGACTGCTAAATCAATGACAATGAATGGTACAATGGACGACACATCAGAAATGTCTATAACTACTCTACGTGAAAAAAGTCTTTTCCAAATATTAACCGAAAGTACCAAATCCAAAGAAGTATTACCTTATGTATCTTCCTCAGTTGCGTCTACGGAACTTCAAATGGTCGATGTTGTTGCCATTACCGAGACATatgaagagaataaaagtcGGAATTAA
- the LOC124957873 gene encoding uncharacterized protein LOC124957873 isoform X3, with protein MQLPRKMSAQNVMASITRTLGTREKVQANEIRFAGEERKDKLYEPKHKKKLVRVLTVIAYIIFVSMAAILLSLYYTYIWDPEHQAVRTRAHKPDCATIKTSDSLTIPSLSYETQIEKMTAKSMTMNGTMDDTSEMSITTLREKSLFQILTESTKSKEVLPYVSSSVASTELQMVDVVAITETYEENKSRN; from the exons ATGCAGCTTCCAAGAAAGATGAGCGCTCAAAATGTAATGGCAAGCATAACTCGTACTTTGGGTACTCGTGAAAAAGTACAAGCAAACGAGATTCGTTTCGCtggtgaagaaagaaaggataaattgTATGAACCTAagcataagaaaaaattagtaCGTGTATTGACTGTAATAGCGTACATCATATTCGTTAGTATGGCCGCCATTCTTCTTTCCTTGTACTATACTTATATTTGGGATCCGGAGCATCAAGCTGTTAGAACGAGGGCGCATAAACCTGATTGTGCAACTATTAAAACTTCTGACTCTTTAACAATTCCATCGCTTTCTTATg aaACTCAGATTGAAAAGATGACTGCTAAATCAATGACAATGAATGGTACAATGGACGACACATCAGAAATGTCTATAACTACTCTACGTGAAAAAAGTCTTTTCCAAATATTAACCGAAAGTACCAAATCCAAAGAAGTATTACCTTATGTATCTTCCTCAGTTGCGTCTACGGAACTTCAAATGGTCGATGTTGTTGCCATTACCGAGACATatgaagagaataaaagtcGGAATTAA
- the LOC124957873 gene encoding putative uncharacterized protein DDB_G0286901 isoform X1 — MSKDGSSGESGCQDSYAGGSPGDVAVKDVNASIYESKEPKKIVRIITVLAYMFSVSFVAIVLSAYYIFLWEPPNPRLMHGTAIRLRADPQLNFLRVELPSKTHLKETISQDSSSRNNNSIERTRERMQERTLDYDGFEESLTSLKTTLAELIRERNNNNNNNDSSSIGEYFITRGNNENYEKINEKINSRWKNLRKNYNTTSYNSIDRREKKDELEDTTLTDKIIYNNSMDDRRQNEEGNNKEKTQIEKMTAKSMTMNGTMDDTSEMSITTLREKSLFQILTESTKSKEVLPYVSSSVASTELQMVDVVAITETYEENKSRN, encoded by the exons atgagcAAAGACGGTAGTAGTGGAGAATCAGGCTGCCAAGACTCATACGCTGGCGGTAGTCCAGGGGATGTTGCCGTGAAAGATGTAAACGCTAGTATTTACGAGAGCAAAGAACCGAAAAAAATAGTGCGCATTATCACGGTCCTGGCGTACATGTTCTCCGTAAGTTTCGTCGCAATCGTATTAAGcgcttattatatattcctttGGGAACCACCGAATCCACGACTCATGCACGGCACCGCGATTCGTTTAAGGGCCGATCcgcaattaaattttcttcgtgtCGAATTACCATCCAAAACGCATTTGAAAGAAACGATCTcacaggattcatcatcgagaaataataattctatcgaAAGAACACGGGAACGCATGCAAGAACGTACTCTCGATTACGATGGTTTTGAGGAATCATTAACGTCCTTGAAAACTACCCTGGCCGAACTTATACGCGagagaaacaacaacaacaacaacaatgattCTTCCTCGATcggagaatattttattacacgtggtaacaatgaaaattacgagaagataaatgagaaaataaattcacgaTGGAAAAATCTTCGAAAGAATTATAACACAACGAGTTATAATTCAATCGatcgacgagagaaaaaggacgaaTTGGAGGATACGACTTTAacggataaaattatttataacaattcgATGGATGATCGACGACAAAACGAAGagggaaataataaagaaa aaACTCAGATTGAAAAGATGACTGCTAAATCAATGACAATGAATGGTACAATGGACGACACATCAGAAATGTCTATAACTACTCTACGTGAAAAAAGTCTTTTCCAAATATTAACCGAAAGTACCAAATCCAAAGAAGTATTACCTTATGTATCTTCCTCAGTTGCGTCTACGGAACTTCAAATGGTCGATGTTGTTGCCATTACCGAGACATatgaagagaataaaagtcGGAATTAA
- the LOC124957874 gene encoding transmembrane protein 192: protein MDDEEYLQPVLTSQEEDNFQKLDTLPIVSISLLYGVALEIVGIVFISVWPQEENKCDTYFIYLYLHCLYWLIVMITDYVVKAKHHTLRIWGYLDFYQSTYQHIRTPLFITSLWNTCYLLLAVILHHTHKMNYEQYCRASEWLTPINYIIFLTTIEFMVIVPVYVNYIKRVIRFNRLRPLPDVKREEWLSSFTQDSYASSGEIGYHHRGSNLEELLEKQADLIRYLRDHNVQLSHRIMILASRQRVREV from the exons ATGGACGACGAAGAATATCTTCAACCTGTTTTAACTTCTCAAGAAGAAGATAACTTTCAAAAATTGGATACCTTACCTATCGTGTCGATATCATTACTCTATGGT GTAGCATTAGAAATAGTTGGAATTGTATTCATCTCGGTATGGCCccaagaagaaaacaaatgtgATACTTATTTCATATACTTATATCTTCACTGTTTATATTGGTTAATAGTTATGATCACTGATTATGTTGTAAAAGCCAAACATCATACATTAAGAATTTGGGGATATCTTGATTTTTATCAATCAACTTATCAACATATAAGAACACCTCTTTTTATAACATCACTATGGAATACATGCTATTTGTTGTTAGCTGTAATTTTACATCATACtcataaaatgaattatgaaCAATACTGCAGGGCATCGGAATGGTTAACacctattaattatattatattcttaactACCATAGAGTTTATGGTAATCGTTCCAGTTTATGTGAATTATATta AAAGAGTTATAAGATTCAATAGGTTACGCCCTTTACCAGATGTTAAAAGAGAGGAATGGTTGTCATCTTTTACCCAAGATTCTTATGCAAGCAGTGGTGAAATTGGATACCATCATAGAGGCTCAAATTTAGAAGAATTACTTGAAAAACAAGCTGActtaataagatatttacgAGACCATAATGTTCAATTGAGTCATAGAATAATGATATTAGCATCTCGCCAAAGAGTTCGAGAAGTTTAG
- the LOC124957875 gene encoding uncharacterized protein LOC124957875 translates to MVIGTLPNISLTMPSGRKIPRVCSLTVYDVDSRVSQIEENPGLIDGTSSSNENSSTENSSSGHSPLDSPSGIRERIKRMQVEAEIRRDEFARLLEEHAQVVRKLKMMEAEEQLSSTHVDGTTATGTGTGTVVASTHA, encoded by the exons ATGGTGATAG gaaCGTTACCTAACATATCATTGACCATGCCGTCGGGAAGGAAAATCCCACGAGTCTGCAG TTTAACGGTGTACGACGTCGATTCTCGTGTGTCgcaaatagaagaaaatccTGGCCTGATCGATGGCACCTCGTCGTCGAATGAAAACAGCAGTACGGAAAATTCTTCTTCAGGACACTCGCCATTGGACAGTCCCAGTGGTATCAGAGAAAGAATCAAACGAATGCAAGTCGAAGCCGAAATTCGACGGGACGAATTTGCTAGGTTATTGGAAGAACATGCTCAGGtcgtaagaaaattaaaaatgatggaGGCAGAGGAACAGCTATCGTCGACGCACGTCGATGGTACTACTGCTACTGGAACTGGAACTGGAACTGTAGTTGCTAGTACGCATGCGTGA